One window of the Drosophila gunungcola strain Sukarami chromosome 3L unlocalized genomic scaffold, Dgunungcola_SK_2 000009F, whole genome shotgun sequence genome contains the following:
- the LOC128259845 gene encoding gonadal protein gdl, translating to MTDITANSEGNSNSSEALVEHQQPTPEFLQRKIYFLVDQLRSYHSELPENLQTRISYDLLTELANCVLNEGIFVIVKALMELQHETERHLIKMRMQVENEYEIEVAEWRSKIKDPEELHHILGLMKIKHTKKLLESDKKIIEILDQKVNDQQSTLQKAGVPGFYVTENPKEIKIQMFLLDFILRLSRLKYEPNK from the exons ATGACAGACATTACGGCAAACAGCGAGGGCAATTCCAATAGTAGTGAGGCTTTAGTAGAGCACCAGCAGCCGACGCCGGAATTTCTGcagcgaaaaatatattttcttgttgATCAACTGCGCTCCTATCACTCGGAACTTCCAGA AAACTTACAGACGCGAATTTCCTATGATTTACTCACCGAACTGGCGAATTGTGTGCTGAATGAGGGGATTTTTGTGATTGTTAAAGCCCTAATGGAATTGCAACACGAAACCGAAAGACATTTGATCAAAATGCGAATGCAGGTGGAAAACGAGTATGAAATTGAGGTGGCCGAGTGGAGGAGCAAAATCAAGGATCCCGAGGAGCTTCACCACATTTTGGGCCTCATGAAAATCAAGCACACGAAGAAACTACTTGAATCAGACAAGAAGATTATTGAAATACTTGATCAGAAG GTTAACGACCAACAATCCACACTTCAAAAGGCCGGAGTTCCCGGTTTTTATGTCACCGAGAATCCGAAGGAGATCAAAATACAAATGTTCCTGTTGGACTTCATTTTGCGTCTGAGTCGATTGAAGTACGAGCCCAACAAATAA
- the LOC128259854 gene encoding protein Z600 produces the protein MSTNETNQVLQRLNSLKIVETPKEQRELDSRECYSLDSKKYGLVPATPSSSGTGKFQTELKKRRKNKLNRTYTYEADKHFIRARKSLNF, from the coding sequence ATGTCGACCAACGAAACCAACCAAGTGCTGCAGCGCCTGAACAGCCTGAAAATTGTGGAAACCCCCAAGGAACAGAGGGAACTGGACAGCCGGGAGTGCTACTCCCTGGACAGCAAGAAGTATGGACTAGTGCCCGCCACCCCCAGCAGCAGTGGAACCGGAAAGTTTCAAACCGAGCTCAAGAAACGCCGCAAAAACAAACTCAATCGCACGTACACTTACGAGGCGGACAAACACTTCATCAGGGCTCGCAAATCTTTGAACTTCTAA
- the LOC128259856 gene encoding gonadal protein gdl-ORF39 codes for MWAINLFVVTLLLIYLAALAHSCSCGEAANLECGCTKNH; via the coding sequence ATGTGGGCAATCAATTTGTTTGTGGTCACACTGCTGTTGATCTATCTGGCAGCCCTGGCGCACAGCTGTTCTTGCGGCGAAGCGGCGAATTTAGAGTGCGGATGCACAAAAAAtcactaa
- the LOC128259841 gene encoding LOW QUALITY PROTEIN: peptide methionine sulfoxide reductase (The sequence of the model RefSeq protein was modified relative to this genomic sequence to represent the inferred CDS: inserted 1 base in 1 codon; deleted 1 base in 1 codon; substituted 1 base at 1 genomic stop codon) yields MSLTITPTVSHPELKDLSTVRNEQKELNISPVHDXNIPKATATFGMGCFWGAESLYGATRGVLRTTVGYAGGSSDLPTYRKMGDHTEVLEIDYDPTVISFKELLDLFWNNHEYGLTTPIKRQYASLILFHDDEQKQIAQASKLEEQERRAPEIITTEIASKENFYPAEAYHQKYRLQGHKDLASSLNLTPKLLQTSYVATKLNGYLAGVGGMEQFKAEVESMGLTPTQRQYCNYHVEQNEGQGLYCXHGRMCIDVKRRSYT; encoded by the exons ATGTCTCTGACTATCACCCCAACTGTTTCGCATCCTGAGCTCAAGGATCTG AGCACCGTTCGCAATGAACAGAAGGAACTGAATATTTCGCCGGTTCACG GTAATATTCCAAAGGCCACGGCCACTTTTGGTATGGGATGTTTCTGGGGCGCC GAATCTCTATATGGAGCTACCCGTGGGGTCTTGAGAACCACCGTGGGATACGCCGGCGGCAGCTCGGACTTGCCAACGTACCGTAAAAT GGGCGATCACACGGAGGTGCTGGAAATCGACTATGATCCCACTGTGATCAGCTTCAAGGAGCTGCTGGATCTGTTCTGGAACAACCATGAGTATGGACTGACCACGCCCATTAAGCGCCAGTATGCCTCCTTGATTTTGTTCCACGACGATGAGCAGAAGCAGATTGCACAGGCCTCCAAATTGGAGGAACAGGAGCGTCGCGCTCCAGAAATCATAACCACGGAGATTGCGTCCAAGGAGAACTTTTACCCAGCCGAGGC TTACCATCAAAAGTACAGACTGCAGGGCCACAAGGATCTCGCATCCTCGCTGAATCTCACCCCAAAACTGTTGCAGACCAGCTATGTGGCCACCAAACTGAATGGCTATCTGGCCGGAGTCGGTGGCATGGAGCAATTCAAGGCGGAGGTGGAGTCCATGGGTCTTACGCCCACCCAGCGCCAGTACTGTAACTACCACGTGGAGCAAAACGAGGGCCAGGGTCTCTACTGCTGACATGGTCGGATGTGCATAGATGTTAAGCGTAGATCGTACACCTAG